From the genome of Mycetocola spongiae, one region includes:
- a CDS encoding EamA family transporter: protein MSVPPAKRSGSIGAVGLVLIGLACQDVGAAFAVLVFPQVGAVGMVALRIVFSALVLLLIARPRLRGHSRADWYTVLAFALALVGMNTLFYLSIGLIPLGTAVAIEVLGPLILAVVTGTARSRWIWAALALVGILLLGRSGLGTLDPVGVALAAGAGVMWAAYILTSSRTGARFPGLDGLALAMGIGAIIILPFGIFLSGGAIFRPEILGLGFIVAFMSSTLPYTLELIALRRLPTTTFSMLLSLGPVVAAAAGFIVLGQVLGWLELLAIVLVVIASAGAVYSSRTRPDLTP from the coding sequence ATGAGCGTGCCCCCGGCAAAGCGTTCCGGCTCCATCGGCGCGGTGGGCCTTGTCCTGATCGGGCTCGCCTGTCAGGACGTCGGCGCGGCCTTCGCCGTACTCGTCTTCCCGCAGGTCGGTGCCGTCGGAATGGTGGCCCTGCGCATCGTCTTCTCCGCACTCGTCCTCCTGCTGATCGCCCGCCCCCGCCTCCGCGGACACTCCCGCGCCGACTGGTATACGGTCCTGGCCTTTGCGCTGGCCCTCGTCGGAATGAACACCCTGTTTTATCTCTCGATCGGCCTCATCCCCCTCGGCACCGCCGTGGCCATCGAGGTACTGGGCCCACTAATCCTCGCCGTGGTAACCGGCACCGCCCGCTCACGATGGATCTGGGCCGCCCTGGCCCTCGTGGGCATCCTCCTGCTCGGCCGCAGCGGGCTTGGCACCCTGGACCCCGTGGGAGTGGCCCTCGCGGCCGGCGCCGGCGTAATGTGGGCCGCCTATATCCTCACGTCCTCACGCACCGGGGCACGCTTCCCCGGGCTCGACGGGCTCGCCCTCGCGATGGGCATCGGCGCGATCATCATCCTGCCCTTTGGCATCTTCCTCTCCGGCGGCGCAATCTTCCGTCCGGAAATCCTCGGCCTGGGCTTTATCGTGGCATTTATGTCCTCCACGCTGCCCTATACGCTGGAACTCATCGCGCTGCGCCGCCTGCCCACCACCACGTTCTCGATGCTGCTCTCGCTGGGCCCCGTCGTGGCCGCCGCGGCGGGATTCATCGTGCTTGGTCAGGTCCTCGGCTGGCTCGAATTACTCGCGATCGTGCTGGTGGTCATCGCCAGCGCCGGGGCCGTCTACTCCTCGCGCACACGCCCCGACCTGACCCCCTAA
- the gltX gene encoding glutamate--tRNA ligase, protein MSTAPIHPVSTASGSDIRVRFCPSPTGTPHVGLIRTALFNWAFARHNGGKLIFRIEDTDAARDSEESYQQILDGLRWLKIDWDEGEGVGGDHGPYRQSQRSDIYRGVIDQLLASGHLYESFSNAEEIDARNEAAGRPKQLGYDNFDRDLTAEQRAAFRAEGRSPALRLRVPDSEISFNDLVRGEISFPAGSLTDYVVVRPNGAPLYTFVNPVDDALMGITHVLRGEDLLPSTPRQIALYHALIEIGVASHVPQFGHLPYVMGEGNKKLSKRDPASNLFHHRDRGFIPEGLVNYLALLGWGLSADRDVFSIEEFVAAFDVANVNPSPARFDLKKAESINGDHIRLLDVADFAERTIPYLVAENIVSEPLTAAQRAILTEAAPLVQERITLLGEAPGMLGFLFTDAAGIEYQADALKSLPANAAEVLDAAIAALQTVQDFHTDPIQDALKAALIENLELKPRIAYGPLRVGISGRRVSPPLFESMEILGKTETLERLVRLKGELPE, encoded by the coding sequence ATGTCTACCGCACCCATTCACCCCGTGTCCACCGCCTCCGGTTCCGATATTCGTGTACGGTTTTGCCCGTCGCCCACCGGTACCCCCCACGTCGGCCTGATCCGCACCGCCCTGTTCAACTGGGCCTTTGCCCGGCATAACGGCGGAAAGCTGATCTTCCGCATCGAAGATACCGATGCCGCCCGCGACAGCGAGGAAAGCTATCAGCAGATCCTGGACGGCCTGCGCTGGCTGAAGATCGACTGGGACGAGGGCGAGGGTGTGGGTGGAGACCACGGACCGTACCGGCAGTCGCAGCGCTCCGATATTTACCGCGGCGTGATCGACCAGCTCCTGGCCTCGGGCCACCTCTACGAGTCCTTCTCCAATGCGGAGGAAATCGACGCCCGCAACGAGGCCGCCGGCCGCCCCAAGCAGCTCGGCTACGATAACTTCGACCGCGATCTGACCGCGGAGCAGCGCGCCGCGTTCCGCGCCGAGGGCCGCTCTCCCGCGCTGCGCCTGCGCGTGCCGGATAGCGAGATTTCCTTTAACGACCTGGTGCGCGGCGAGATCTCCTTCCCCGCCGGCTCGCTCACCGATTATGTGGTGGTACGCCCGAACGGTGCGCCCCTGTATACGTTTGTGAACCCCGTGGACGACGCCCTGATGGGCATCACCCACGTGCTGCGCGGCGAGGACCTGCTGCCCTCGACCCCGCGCCAGATTGCGCTGTATCACGCACTGATCGAGATCGGTGTGGCCAGCCATGTGCCGCAGTTTGGTCACCTGCCCTATGTCATGGGCGAGGGTAATAAGAAGCTGTCCAAGCGCGATCCCGCCTCCAACCTGTTCCACCACCGCGACCGCGGGTTTATCCCCGAGGGCCTGGTGAACTATCTGGCGCTGCTCGGCTGGGGTCTCTCCGCCGACCGCGATGTGTTTAGCATCGAGGAGTTTGTGGCGGCGTTTGACGTGGCCAATGTAAACCCCTCTCCCGCGCGCTTTGACCTGAAGAAGGCCGAGTCCATTAACGGCGATCACATTCGCCTGCTGGATGTGGCCGATTTTGCCGAGCGCACCATTCCGTATCTGGTCGCCGAGAACATCGTGTCCGAACCGCTGACCGCTGCCCAGCGCGCGATCCTCACCGAGGCGGCCCCGCTGGTTCAGGAGCGCATCACGCTGCTGGGCGAGGCCCCCGGAATGCTCGGCTTCCTGTTCACCGATGCCGCGGGCATCGAGTATCAGGCCGATGCCCTGAAGTCCCTGCCGGCCAATGCCGCCGAGGTCCTGGACGCCGCAATTGCCGCGTTGCAGACCGTGCAGGACTTCCACACCGACCCGATCCAGGACGCCCTGAAGGCGGCCCTGATCGAAAATCTTGAACTAAAGCCGCGTATCGCCTACGGCCCGCTCCGGGTGGGAATTTCGGGCCGCCGGGTATCGCCGCCGCTGTTTGAGTCCATGGAAATCCTCGGCAAGACCGAGACGCTGGAGCGCCTCGTGCGCCTGAAGGGGGAACTGCCCGAATGA
- a CDS encoding diacylglycerol/lipid kinase family protein codes for MNAPSRRLLVAINPTSGVGRGGGVAAEALAELRAAGHDIRPVSAAGAAELARDLTNTLRGAGGWAPEALIVIGGDGMISLALNVLADPQIDPHLPLGLIPSGTGNDFARGLGLNPRRPGEAVQRILDALAHGPRILDLGELRWAGGHRRFAGAANLGFDALVNARANRWRHPRGSLRYVLAMLRELLNLRPREYLLTVDGREHTLSALILTVANNGSIGGGMRIVPGALLDDGILHLFSVSPGNRLRFLLLFPRVFRGTHTGLKNVSIGDLREIHISGGDILAYADGEAVAVPPLSIRVLPGALHMLI; via the coding sequence ATGAACGCACCGTCGCGCCGACTCCTCGTCGCCATCAACCCCACCTCCGGCGTGGGCCGCGGCGGGGGAGTGGCCGCCGAGGCCCTCGCCGAACTGCGCGCCGCCGGACACGATATACGGCCCGTGAGCGCCGCGGGAGCCGCGGAGCTGGCCCGTGACCTCACCAACACCCTCCGGGGCGCGGGAGGATGGGCCCCCGAGGCGCTGATCGTGATCGGGGGCGACGGCATGATCTCGCTTGCGCTGAATGTGCTCGCCGATCCCCAAATCGACCCCCATCTGCCGCTCGGCCTCATCCCCAGCGGAACCGGAAACGACTTCGCGCGCGGCCTGGGCCTCAACCCCCGCCGCCCCGGCGAAGCCGTGCAGCGGATACTGGACGCACTCGCCCACGGCCCGCGCATCCTCGACCTCGGCGAACTGCGCTGGGCCGGGGGCCACAGGCGCTTCGCCGGCGCCGCCAACCTCGGCTTTGACGCACTGGTCAACGCGCGCGCAAACCGCTGGCGGCATCCCCGCGGCAGCCTGCGCTATGTCCTCGCGATGCTGCGCGAACTCCTCAACCTGCGGCCCCGGGAATACCTGCTCACCGTGGACGGCCGGGAACACACCCTCTCCGCACTGATCCTCACCGTGGCCAATAACGGCAGCATCGGCGGAGGAATGCGGATCGTACCCGGGGCACTCCTCGACGACGGCATCCTGCACCTATTCTCCGTGAGCCCCGGCAACAGGCTCCGCTTCCTCCTGCTCTTCCCGCGGGTATTCCGCGGAACGCATACGGGACTCAAAAACGTGAGCATCGGCGACCTGCGCGAGATCCACATCAGCGGCGGAGACATCCTCGCCTATGCCGACGGAGAGGCGGTTGCGGTCCCGCCGCTGAGCATTCGAGTGCTGCCCGGCGCGCTCCACATGCTGATCTAA
- a CDS encoding fumarylacetoacetate hydrolase family protein, whose translation MKIARFSHDDRISYGIVDGTEIVVLDGDPMFSGFETLDERVPLADVTLLAPSIPRSKIVAVGKNYRDHVTEMGGADAQPPTEPLLFFKPNTSVIGPNNPIIIPPQTSEVSYEAELAIVIGSVAKNVPARDAHKVIFGYTLANDITARDLQRSDGQWARAKGFDSFCPLGPVIETEFEPAGKRIMSRLNGETRQDGSLDDMIHDIPAIVEYVTAAFTMLPGDVILTGTPAGVGTIASGDVLEVEIEGLGILSNPVA comes from the coding sequence ATGAAGATTGCACGCTTTAGCCATGATGACCGCATCAGCTACGGAATCGTGGACGGCACCGAGATTGTGGTGCTCGACGGCGACCCGATGTTCTCCGGTTTTGAGACGCTGGACGAGCGGGTGCCGCTCGCCGATGTGACGCTGCTGGCCCCCTCGATCCCGCGCTCGAAGATTGTGGCCGTGGGTAAGAACTACCGCGATCACGTCACGGAGATGGGCGGCGCGGATGCGCAGCCCCCGACCGAACCGCTGCTGTTCTTTAAGCCCAATACCTCGGTGATCGGGCCCAATAATCCGATCATCATCCCGCCGCAGACCTCCGAGGTGTCCTATGAGGCCGAGCTGGCCATCGTGATCGGCTCGGTGGCCAAAAACGTGCCCGCACGCGATGCCCATAAGGTGATCTTCGGCTATACGCTGGCCAATGACATCACCGCGCGCGATCTGCAGCGCAGCGACGGACAGTGGGCCCGCGCCAAGGGCTTTGATAGCTTCTGCCCGCTCGGCCCGGTCATCGAGACCGAGTTTGAGCCCGCCGGAAAGCGCATTATGTCGCGCCTGAACGGCGAGACGCGGCAGGATGGCTCGCTGGATGACATGATCCACGATATCCCCGCGATCGTCGAATATGTCACCGCTGCATTTACGATGCTGCCCGGCGACGTGATCCTCACCGGGACGCCCGCGGGCGTGGGCACAATCGCCTCGGGCGATGTGCTTGAGGTGGAGATTGAGGGCCTGGGCATCCTGTCCAATCCCGTGGCCTAG
- a CDS encoding carbohydrate kinase family protein gives MVVAVVGEALIDLIQESDGRYRATPGGAPANVAIALTRLGQNTRFFGRLGNDRFGALVGENLRRNGVALDDCVSAAEPTSIAIANLGVGGAAEYAFYLDGTADWQWTREELAGLGTGARALHLGSLAAAVEPGASVIAERVEQIFAEGNTLISFDLNLQPSMGADRQGERERVNRLVSAAHLVKASVSDLAWLYPDRSAEEVATSWSQGRAVAITRGREGVSLFRPGVKPVSMAARPTTVVDTVAAGDTFVAALLHRLLSGVGRDPAAIMRQGPTEWMEHLRFAVAAASLACEWPGANPPMLSEVNRAVDVGRQQG, from the coding sequence GTGGTCGTAGCGGTAGTGGGCGAAGCCCTGATCGATCTGATTCAGGAATCCGATGGCCGCTATCGGGCCACGCCCGGCGGCGCGCCCGCAAATGTGGCCATCGCGCTGACCCGCCTCGGGCAGAACACCCGCTTTTTTGGGCGCCTCGGAAACGATCGTTTTGGCGCGCTGGTGGGCGAGAATCTGCGCCGCAACGGTGTGGCCCTGGACGACTGCGTGAGCGCGGCCGAGCCCACCTCGATTGCGATTGCCAACCTCGGCGTGGGTGGGGCCGCGGAATACGCGTTTTATCTGGACGGCACGGCCGATTGGCAGTGGACCCGCGAGGAGCTCGCGGGCCTGGGAACGGGCGCGCGGGCGCTGCACCTGGGATCCCTCGCGGCGGCCGTGGAACCCGGCGCGAGCGTGATCGCCGAGCGCGTGGAACAGATCTTTGCCGAGGGTAATACCCTGATCTCCTTTGACCTCAACCTGCAGCCGAGCATGGGGGCCGACCGGCAGGGGGAGCGCGAGCGGGTAAATCGCCTGGTCTCGGCCGCGCATCTCGTGAAGGCGAGCGTGAGCGACCTCGCCTGGCTCTATCCCGATCGTTCCGCGGAGGAGGTGGCCACGTCCTGGTCGCAGGGCCGCGCCGTGGCGATTACCCGCGGGCGCGAGGGCGTGAGCCTGTTCCGCCCCGGGGTGAAGCCCGTGAGTATGGCCGCGCGGCCCACCACCGTGGTGGATACCGTGGCCGCGGGCGATACGTTTGTGGCCGCGCTCCTGCACCGGCTATTAAGCGGCGTGGGGCGCGATCCCGCGGCGATCATGCGGCAGGGGCCCACCGAGTGGATGGAGCACCTGCGCTTTGCCGTGGCCGCCGCCTCGCTCGCATGTGAGTGGCCCGGGGCCAATCCGCCCATGCTGAGCGAGGTTAACCGCGCGGTGGATGTGGGTCGCCAGCAGGGCTAG
- a CDS encoding NAD(P)/FAD-dependent oxidoreductase — protein MSHYDVIVIGGGPAGLSCALNLVRSRLRVLLLDSNRPRHAATLVAHGFLTRDGVSPSELRRLGREDVEKYDEATIAFAAVDSVKSEEKGGFRVLATGVRGEADVEATADRVVVATGLTETLPKIDNLRAYYGTSIHSCFECDGYEKSTQRLVVIGETDDLALRTFQATLWSDDVVALTNGSDSVPPEAEAQMEANGILLDRREIKELVGDRDGFTGVRFVDGEFLGCDAGFIRPEWVANSAFLDTLEVRKQADGLIRVDAQGRTNVRGLYAAGDITPPGPQQLIIAAGAAARAAQAIIQDILDTRYADDLD, from the coding sequence ATGAGTCATTATGACGTCATCGTGATCGGAGGAGGTCCCGCGGGACTCTCCTGCGCACTGAACCTGGTGCGCTCGCGCCTCCGGGTCCTGCTGCTGGACAGCAACCGTCCGCGCCATGCCGCGACGCTGGTCGCCCACGGCTTTTTGACCCGGGATGGTGTGAGCCCCTCGGAGCTGCGCCGCCTCGGCCGCGAGGATGTCGAAAAATATGACGAGGCCACGATTGCCTTTGCTGCCGTGGACTCGGTGAAATCCGAGGAAAAGGGCGGCTTCCGGGTGCTCGCCACGGGCGTGCGCGGCGAGGCCGATGTGGAGGCCACCGCCGACCGTGTTGTGGTGGCCACGGGCCTCACCGAGACGCTTCCGAAGATCGATAACCTGCGCGCCTATTACGGCACGAGCATTCACAGCTGCTTCGAGTGTGACGGCTATGAGAAGAGCACGCAGCGCCTCGTGGTGATCGGCGAGACCGATGACCTCGCGCTGCGCACGTTCCAGGCCACGCTGTGGTCGGATGACGTGGTGGCCCTCACCAATGGTTCGGATTCGGTGCCGCCCGAGGCCGAGGCCCAGATGGAGGCCAATGGCATCCTCCTGGACCGCCGCGAGATCAAGGAGCTCGTGGGCGACCGCGATGGCTTCACCGGTGTGCGCTTTGTGGACGGCGAATTCCTCGGCTGCGATGCGGGCTTTATCCGCCCGGAGTGGGTGGCGAATTCAGCGTTCCTGGACACTCTGGAGGTGCGTAAGCAGGCCGATGGGCTGATTCGCGTGGACGCCCAGGGCCGCACCAACGTGCGGGGACTCTATGCCGCGGGTGATATCACCCCTCCCGGTCCGCAGCAGCTGATTATCGCCGCGGGGGCCGCTGCCCGCGCCGCGCAGGCCATCATTCAGGACATTCTCGACACGCGGTACGCCGACGATTTGGACTAG
- a CDS encoding TerC family protein, translated as MHPLLPLPFEIISCVVLVLILVADLLIVTKRPHIPSMKEATAWVSFYVVLALIFAVTIYFLAGHEFAGQFLAGWLTEYSLSIDNLFVFVIIMAKFSVPRKYQQEVLMVGIIIALILRGIFILAGAALIENFSFIFYLFGAWLLYTAWKQAFGKEHDDNESPFGGWLKKRLKVADDFDGNKLRTTIGGQRFWTPMIIVFISIGTTDLLFALDSIPAIFGITQSPFIVFTANVFALMGLRQLYFLLGGLLEKLEYLKYGIAFILAFIGVKLVLHAMHTNELPFINGGEGFSWAPEINTWVSLGVILGAMAVSTVASLVKSRSDAAKEIAS; from the coding sequence ATGCATCCCCTGCTACCCCTGCCCTTCGAGATCATCTCGTGTGTGGTTCTGGTGCTCATCCTCGTGGCCGATCTGCTGATCGTCACCAAGCGCCCGCATATCCCCTCCATGAAGGAGGCCACCGCCTGGGTGAGCTTCTATGTGGTGCTCGCGCTCATCTTCGCCGTCACCATCTACTTCCTCGCGGGCCACGAATTCGCCGGACAGTTCCTCGCCGGATGGCTCACCGAATATAGCCTGTCCATCGATAATCTCTTTGTGTTTGTGATCATCATGGCCAAATTCAGCGTGCCCCGGAAATATCAGCAGGAGGTGCTGATGGTGGGAATCATCATCGCGCTGATCCTGCGCGGAATCTTCATTCTGGCCGGCGCCGCCCTGATCGAGAACTTCTCCTTCATCTTCTACCTCTTTGGCGCCTGGCTGCTCTATACCGCGTGGAAGCAGGCCTTTGGTAAGGAACACGACGATAACGAGAGTCCCTTCGGCGGCTGGTTGAAGAAGCGCCTTAAGGTGGCCGATGACTTCGACGGCAATAAGCTGCGCACCACGATCGGCGGACAGCGCTTCTGGACCCCGATGATCATCGTCTTCATCTCGATCGGCACCACCGACCTGCTCTTTGCACTGGACTCGATCCCCGCGATCTTTGGCATCACCCAGAGCCCGTTTATCGTATTCACCGCGAATGTTTTTGCGCTCATGGGTCTGCGCCAGCTGTACTTCCTGCTTGGCGGCCTGCTCGAAAAGCTCGAATACCTCAAATACGGCATCGCGTTTATCCTCGCGTTTATCGGCGTGAAGCTGGTGCTGCACGCGATGCACACCAATGAGCTGCCCTTTATCAACGGCGGCGAGGGCTTCTCCTGGGCCCCCGAGATCAACACCTGGGTATCGCTCGGCGTGATCCTCGGTGCGATGGCCGTGTCCACGGTCGCGAGCCTCGTGAAGTCCCGCAGCGACGCGGCCAAGGAGATCGCCTCCTAA
- a CDS encoding MBL fold metallo-hydrolase, producing MDILKRTHASLLIEEAGERLLIDPGSFEEPLADAHGITAVVITHEHPDHWSAEQLDRVREHSPRARFFGPAGLVAAAADFPVEAVSAGESVSVGAFNLRFFGGSHAVIHPSIPVIDNVGVWVNERLYYPGDSFAVPEGIAVDILAAPAGAPWLKISEAMDFVTAVGPRRVFPTHDAVLSAIGRGFADQRLGEVTRAGGGEYFALIAGDTLSV from the coding sequence ATGGATATTTTGAAGCGCACCCATGCCTCGCTGCTGATCGAGGAGGCCGGCGAACGCCTCCTCATCGATCCCGGTTCCTTCGAGGAGCCTCTCGCCGATGCCCACGGGATCACGGCCGTGGTGATTACCCATGAGCATCCCGATCACTGGAGCGCCGAGCAGCTGGATCGGGTCCGTGAGCACTCGCCGCGGGCGCGCTTTTTTGGCCCGGCGGGCCTGGTCGCGGCGGCGGCGGATTTCCCGGTTGAGGCCGTATCCGCGGGCGAGTCCGTCTCGGTGGGGGCGTTTAACCTGCGGTTTTTTGGCGGCTCCCATGCCGTGATTCATCCCAGCATCCCGGTGATCGATAACGTGGGTGTGTGGGTGAATGAGCGCCTGTATTATCCGGGAGATAGTTTCGCCGTTCCCGAGGGAATTGCGGTGGACATCCTGGCCGCACCGGCGGGTGCGCCGTGGCTGAAAATCTCGGAGGCGATGGATTTTGTGACCGCCGTGGGTCCGCGTCGGGTTTTTCCCACACACGACGCCGTACTGTCCGCGATTGGCCGCGGGTTCGCGGATCAGCGCCTGGGCGAGGTCACCCGCGCCGGCGGCGGCGAGTATTTTGCGCTAATCGCGGGAGATACCCTGAGCGTCTAG
- a CDS encoding right-handed parallel beta-helix repeat-containing protein, producing MMQRLVAGACVGTLLVGVGIFAAALPAHADTLTVSSTVDGSTGSLRDLVNRANITAGPDVINIPAGMEITLGQGPLLIGEDLVLRGAEDRPRIALATGANTTLPLLRAATGAALTVESINFGGPAVQYNALGTDAHAGELIVRDVEFHNFVQALNLRDMSRDVLVERATFGPGMTGIAAGGVEPGAGFTVRDSTFTGLSNHAIQIAGFAASVGKNITLGGNSFSAIGDGEGLDAAVYLGFVNAIQDAGVPLLNITGSVVRESNFSELSGAVFRVGSMVGYTAGREPSIRISGSTIERSNGVRLIHADANSSGDDRILIENSTVTGPAEARLLDVFQQQDTRSYLTRVQLIHNTLSGTLQTPHGGVIRAEIDSTVINSANAPLFDVSGLHIASNVVVTDPGTGLEGVRVIAPEDLGLLPLAAGPNGLPVRPLAADSPLLDTGSTRSALTVDERGKPRVSGPRSDVGAVEMQYSVLSIFGPGDVPTGQNARFEIRVIQAGELPIRVLAQTADYTALVDRDYVRSAGSLNWASATAGSQYLTVPTLIRAGNNHTEFLAQLSALSGALIEEGTAVARILAPDVVDASPSVSPSPTATIVIGSPSPTVTGGPGPSPSATGGTSSSPSSSPRDLPGTGAPSAVASAGIPGPIGTSSGPGSAATLGETGLPGNALGVSALLATLLLLAGSGLLLRRRIG from the coding sequence ATGATGCAACGTCTCGTGGCGGGAGCGTGCGTCGGCACACTCCTCGTGGGGGTCGGCATTTTTGCCGCGGCCCTGCCCGCCCACGCCGATACCCTCACCGTCAGCAGCACCGTGGACGGGAGCACCGGATCCCTGCGCGACCTCGTGAACCGCGCCAATATCACGGCGGGTCCGGACGTGATTAATATCCCCGCGGGCATGGAGATCACGCTCGGCCAGGGCCCGCTGCTGATCGGCGAGGACCTGGTGCTGCGCGGCGCCGAGGACCGGCCCCGTATCGCGCTGGCTACGGGGGCAAATACAACCCTTCCGCTGCTTCGGGCGGCTACGGGCGCGGCGCTGACCGTGGAATCTATAAATTTTGGTGGGCCCGCCGTTCAGTACAACGCCCTGGGCACGGATGCCCACGCTGGTGAGCTGATCGTGCGCGATGTCGAATTCCATAATTTTGTGCAGGCCCTCAACCTGCGGGATATGAGCCGCGACGTGCTGGTGGAACGCGCCACCTTTGGGCCGGGAATGACCGGAATTGCCGCGGGGGGAGTGGAGCCGGGCGCGGGATTTACCGTGCGTGATTCCACGTTCACGGGGCTCAGCAATCACGCGATCCAGATCGCCGGATTCGCCGCGAGCGTCGGGAAAAATATCACCCTCGGCGGGAATAGCTTCAGCGCTATTGGAGACGGCGAGGGGCTTGATGCCGCCGTCTACCTGGGCTTTGTGAACGCAATCCAGGACGCGGGGGTGCCGCTCCTGAATATCACCGGGAGCGTGGTGCGCGAGAGCAACTTCAGCGAACTGAGCGGCGCGGTCTTCCGGGTCGGCTCGATGGTGGGATATACCGCCGGCCGTGAACCGAGCATTCGCATCTCCGGAAGCACGATCGAACGCTCCAATGGCGTGCGCCTGATCCATGCCGATGCTAATTCCTCGGGGGACGACCGGATCCTGATCGAGAATTCCACGGTGACCGGCCCGGCCGAGGCCCGCCTCCTGGACGTGTTTCAGCAGCAGGACACCCGCTCCTATCTGACGCGCGTGCAATTGATCCACAATACGCTCTCCGGAACCCTCCAGACCCCGCACGGCGGGGTCATCCGGGCGGAAATCGACAGCACGGTGATCAACAGCGCGAACGCGCCGCTCTTTGACGTGAGCGGCCTACATATCGCCAGCAACGTGGTGGTCACCGATCCCGGCACCGGGCTCGAGGGCGTGCGGGTGATCGCGCCCGAGGACCTGGGACTGCTGCCCCTGGCCGCGGGCCCCAACGGCCTGCCCGTGCGGCCGCTCGCGGCGGATTCACCGCTCCTGGATACCGGGTCCACCCGCTCGGCACTGACCGTGGACGAGCGCGGCAAGCCGCGGGTTTCCGGGCCGCGAAGCGATGTGGGGGCCGTGGAGATGCAATACTCGGTGCTCAGTATCTTTGGCCCCGGGGATGTACCCACGGGGCAAAACGCGCGCTTTGAGATACGCGTGATTCAGGCCGGCGAACTCCCGATCCGGGTGCTCGCTCAGACCGCGGACTATACGGCCCTCGTGGACCGGGACTACGTGCGCTCCGCGGGGAGCCTGAACTGGGCTTCCGCCACCGCGGGCTCGCAGTACCTGACCGTGCCCACACTGATTCGCGCCGGAAATAACCATACGGAGTTTCTGGCCCAGCTGAGCGCGCTCTCGGGTGCACTGATCGAGGAGGGGACGGCCGTGGCCCGGATTCTTGCCCCCGATGTGGTGGACGCCAGCCCCTCGGTATCCCCGAGCCCGACCGCGACCATCGTTATCGGAAGCCCCAGCCCGACCGTGACCGGGGGCCCCGGCCCGAGTCCGAGCGCGACCGGGGGCACCTCGTCGAGCCCGTCCTCCTCGCCCCGCGATCTTCCGGGCACCGGCGCTCCCTCGGCCGTGGCCTCCGCGGGGATCCCGGGCCCGATCGGCACGTCCTCCGGCCCCGGGTCCGCGGCCACGCTGGGTGAGACCGGGCTTCCCGGGAACGCACTCGGGGTATCGGCACTCCTGGCCACGCTCCTGCTGCTTGCCGGTTCCGGGCTCCTGCTGCGCCGCCGGATCGGCTAG